The Rattus rattus isolate New Zealand chromosome X, Rrattus_CSIRO_v1, whole genome shotgun sequence genome has a window encoding:
- the LOC116889343 gene encoding melanoma-associated antigen 10-like, protein MDPPENSQNADLDSTQFERETKDLEGDQAPRVEAEIETVATTSENGLDSSQSAQRTSEFSAAINSPAEVPSVGAPGGQVGEAFGPDSSRQDMLNSKVIDVILFLLLKYRRKQQTCKAEIMYTVIRGYEEHFPVIFAKASDCLRLTFGLEIVERNPHVHSYSFVHALGLTYDGMQHGFPGVPKIGLLIIVLCIIFIEDNCASEQALWRILNNVGLYAGRDHFVYGDPGVLITEHFVQEGYLECRQVADSDPPAKEYLWGPRAHAETTKMKLLKFFASIVKQDPRSYPTRYAEALKDEIERA, encoded by the coding sequence ATGGATCCTCCCGAGAACAGCCAGAATGCCGACCTGGACAGCACTCAGTTtgaaagagagacaaaggatCTGGAGGGTGACCAGGCCCCCAGAGTTGAGGCAGAAATAGAGACCGTTGCCACCACCTCAGAGAATGGTCTAGATTCTTCCCAGAGTGCTCAGAGAACTTCCGAATTCTCTGCTGCCATAAACTCCCCTGCAGAAGTACCATCTGTTGGGGCCCCTGGCGGCCAAGTAGGAGAAGCATTTGGCCCTGACTCCTCTAGACAGGATATGCTCAATAGTAAAGTAATCGATGTGATTCTGTTCTTGCTCCTTAAGTACAGGAGAAAGCAGCAGACATGTAAGGCAGAGATTATGTATACGGTCATCCGAGGTTATGAGGAGCACTTCCCTGTGATCTTTGCTAAGGCATCTGACTGCTTGAGGCTGACATTTGGCCTTGAGATAGTGGAAAGAAACCCCCATGTCCACTCCTACTCTTTTGTCCATGCCCTTGGGCTCACCTACGATGGGATGCAGCATGGTTTCCCAGGCGTACCCAAGATAGGCTTACTAATCATCGTGCTATGCATCATCTTCATAGAGGACAATTGCGCCAGTGAGCAGGCGTTGTGGCGTATACTGAACAACGTGGGGCTGTATGCAGGGAGAGATCATTTCGTGTATGGGGACCCTGGGGTCCTCATTACTGAGCATTTTGTGCAGGAGGGGTATCTAGAATGCAGACAGGTGGCagacagtgatcctcctgccaaAGAATATCTCTGGGGCCCGAGAGCACATGCTGAAACCACCAAAATGAAACTATTGAAGTTCTTTGCCAGCATCGTTAAACAGGATCCCAGATCCTACCCCACTAGGTATGCAGAGGCTTTGAAAGATGAAATAGAGAGGGCCTAG